Within the Enterobacter roggenkampii genome, the region GAGATGCTGGCCTCCATGCGTTTATGCGCCAACGTGCCGGCGCAGCACGCGATCCAGACCGCGCTCGGCGGCTATCAGAGCATTAGCGAGTTTATCGTGCCCGGTGGACGCCTGTACGAACAGCGTAACCGCGCGTGGGAGCTGATCAACGATATCCCGGGCGTCTCCTGCGTGAAGCCGAACGGGGCGCTCTATATGTTCCCGAAAATTGACGCAAAGCGCTTCAATATCCACGACGACCAGAAAATGGTGCTCGATTTCCTGCTGCAGGAAAAAGTGCTGTTGGTCCAGGGCACGGCGTTTAACTGGCCGTGGCCGGATCATGTGCGTATCGTGACGCTGCCGCGCGAAGATGACCTGGAAATGGCCATCAGCCGTTTCGGCCGCTTCCTCTCCGGATACCATCAGTAACGTTGCCTTTCTGCCGGGTGGCGCTGCGCTTACCCGGCCTGCAAAATCCGCAAATTTGCATCTTGCCTCCCCTCCCCGCACAATGAACGCCTGTCGCAGTGAAGACAAAAGGTAACCTATGAGTCAGAGTCATTTCTTTGCCCACCTCTCCCGCCTGAAACTCATCAACCGCTGGCCGCTGATGCGCAATGTCCGTACGGAAAATGTGTCAGAGCACAGTCTGCAGGTTGCGATGGTCGCTCACGCGCTTGCCGCCATTAAAAACCGCAAATTCAACGGTCAGGTTAATGCGGAACGCATTGCCCTGCTGGCGATGTACCACGATGCGTCAGAAGTGCTGACCGGCGACCTGCCTACGCCGGTGAAATATTTCAATTCGCAGATTGCGCAGGAATATAAGGCCATTGAGAAAATTGCCCAGCAGAAGCTGATTGAGATGGTGCCCGAAGAGCTTCGTGATATTTTCGAGCCGCTTATCAACGAGCATCAGTACACGGAAGAGGAGAAGTCGCTGGTCAAACAGGCCGACGCGCTGTGTGCCTATCTGAAGTGTCTCGAAGAGTTGTCCGCAGGGAATAACGAATTCTTGCTGGCGAAAACGCGCCTGGAAAAAACGCTGGAATCCCGCCGCAGCGAAGAGATGGATTACTTTATGCAGGTGTTTGTACCGAGCTTCCATTTATCGCTGGATGAGATTAGCCAGGATTCTCCCCTCTGATTTTCGCCCAGCGGCGCTGCGCTTGCAGGGCCTACGGGGTTGTAGGCCGGGTAAGGCGCAGCCGCCACCCGGCAGGATGCTCAGAACGGGAACAGGACCGGTATCAATACCACGCACACCACCATCACCAGCACGGTGAACGGCACGCCCAGCTTAACGAAATCACTGAACCGGTAGTTCCCCGGTCCCAGCACCAGCGTGTTCACGGGTGAAGAGACCGGCGTCATAAACGCCGCGGAAGCGGCCATCGCCACCATCATCGCAAACGGATACGGCGATACGCCCATGGACTTCGCCATCGCCAGGGCGATAGGTGCCATCAGTACCGCCGTCGCGGTGTTCGAGATAAACAGGCCGATAGTGGCGCACATGATAAACAGGCAGACCATCATCATGTACGGCCCATATCCGCCGCCCACGTCCATTAAGCCTTTAACGATCAGATCCACCCCGCCGGTTTTTTGCAGCGCCAGGGCAAAAGGCATCATCCCGACAATGAGAATGATGCTCGGCCAGTGAATGGCTTTATAGGCGCTTTCGGCGTCAATGCAGCGGAATTTACCCATCAACAGGCAGGCGATGATTGCCGCTACCGGATTGGGGATCTCATCGGTCAGCATCAGCGCCACCATCAATACCAGGCAAAAAATCGCATGGGGCGCCTGGCTGTGGGCCGGGGAGGCGTCGCTCTCCTCAACGGGCATGTTGAGCACCACAAAATCACGCCCTTTTTGCCCGAGCTGGCTAATCAGCTTCCAGTTACCGACGACGAGAAAAATATCGCCCAGCAGGATCGGCTCATCCACCACCGCCCCTTCCATCGCCACGCCATCGCGCTTCAGCCCCACGACGTTCAGGCCATAGCGGGTACGGAACCCCATCTCCCGCACGGTTTTACCCAGCAGTTCCGACTCCGGGATCAGCGACACCTCGGCCATGCCGACATCCAGCGCCTGATCGGAGAAATACTCCCCGCGCAGCACCATCGGCTCCAGCAGCTGTTCGCTGCAGAACTCGCGCAGGTCCACATCCGCGGTGGACATATCAATCAGCAGGACGTCACGCGCGCGGAATTCCGACACCCCGTTGACGTTGACGATCACCCGGCGAAACCGTCGCCAGCGCTCTACGCCGATCACATTCGCGCCATAGCGCTCACGCAGCTTCAGGTCATCAAGCCGCTGCCCCACCATCGGCGAGCCGGGCCGGATCGCCAGACGGCGCGCGCGCCCGGTAAGGCGGTACTCCTTAATCAGATCGCGGAAGGTGCGTCGCTTCCATCCTTCTTTATTTTTGTCCTGTTTTTCACCTTTCAGGGCAAAACGGGTCAGCAGCATGTAGACCACGCCCATGACCAGAATGACCAGCCCAAGCGGGGTGACGCTGAAAAAGCTAAAGCCCTCAAATCCTTCCCGGATCAGTTCGCTGTTGACCACCAGGTTCGGCGGCGTGGCCACCAGGGTCATCATGCCGCTGATAAGCCCGGCAAAGCTCAGGGGCATCATCAGGCGCGACGGCGAGCTCTGCATCCGCATGGAGACGCTCAGCACCACCGGGATAAAGATAGCGACCACGCCCGTGGAGCTCATAAACGCCCCCAGCCCGGCGACGGTCACCATCAGGTAGATCAGCATCTTGGTTTCGCTGCTGCCCGCCACTTTTACCAGCCACGCACCCATAATGGTCGCTACGCCGGTGCGCACCAGACCATCCCCGATGATAAACAGGGCGGCAATCAGGATAACGTTGGGATCGCTAAATCCGGAGAACGCTTCCGGCAGCGTAAGCGTTCCGCTCAGCACAAACGCGACGATGACAAACAGGGCGACGGCGTCCATGCGAACCTTGCCCGTGGCAAAAAGAATGATGGCGATTAAAAGCAGGCTCAGGACCCAAATCAGTTCACCGTTCACAACCTATCCTTGTCAGTGGAAGATGAGAAATTTTGCCATAAAAAAGCCCCAGCAATGTGGGGCCATATCATGGGATTACATTTTTAGCGAGACGGTTACAACTCCGTCAGAGGCTTTTGAAACAGACAGTGCCGTCAGTGAATCCAGCACCAGGTCTGCCTCGTCCAGGCGGGGAGATTCCGCCGGAACGTTAACGGCGATGACGTGGCTTCCTGCGTTCAGCCCGGCCAGTACGCCAGCCGCCGCATCTTCGACCACCACGCACTCTGCAGGGTCCAGGCCCAGCAGTTCAGCGCCCAGTAAAAATGCGTCAGGCTCCGGTTTACCCCGCTTCACGCGCTCCGCCGTGATAAACACGTCCGGCGTCGGCAACCCTGCAGCCTTGTGCCGGGCGTGGGCCACCGGCACGGAACCGGAGGTGACAATAGCCCACGGGATCTGCGCCTCGTTCAGATGCTCAAGCAGTTCGCGCGCGCCCGGTAACGCGGTGATGCCGTCCGTATCGGTGGCTTCAATGTGTTCCAGGTACTTGAACTCCGCCTGAATGTCCTCCTCAGAGCGTCCGGCCAGGAAGTGCCGTAGCGAGGTGATGGCCTGTTTGCCATGGATAAAATTCAGCACGTCCTGATGGTCGATGCCATGTCTGTCAGCCCAATGGCACCAGGAACGTTCCACAACCGGCAGCGAGTCCACCAGCGTACCGTCCAGATCAAACAGAAAACCTCTACACTGCACACGCACCTCCGTCAGGCATTAATGATTTGTTGAATTTCGTTGCTGCTTAAATGGTACTGACGCGGGCAGGCGTGCCACGCGCTCAGCATACGCTGATATTTATCCCACATCGGGGTCTGCGCGTTGAAGCCGTGGGTGCCCGCGTCAAAGTGGGTATAACGTCCTTCCGTATTCACCATGAAGCGCACATAGCTGAGATAACGCGCTTCCGTTGCGGCATCAAAACCTAAGAAGGTCACGCGGCGCTCGTCAATGGACTGCTGATCTTTGAGATTCGTCCAGGACACATGCAGGGCGTGATACATCTCCATAATGTCGATCACGATGCGACAGGTTTCTTCTTTCAGCTCGCCAAACTCGCGGTCCAGTTCGCGCATTTGTAGACCAAAGCCGCGTTCGACGATGGTTTGCAGGCGGCTGTAGCGCGCAGCGTTATCGGGATCAAGCATAGTCATCATCTTGTACTGGTTAGACAAAATCAGACGTTGGGCATGGGTCATTTCCATCTTTCGACTCCTGTAGCGCATTGCACTTAAAAAAAAGACACGGTAACTGATTGTTACTGTGCCCTCTTTTCTTGGTCGTTTCGATGATCAATCACAAGTCATCGAGGAATGTTTTATCCAGTTGCTTAAATGCACGCTTTAACGTGTCCGCCAGCGCCTGGTAATCCGGCTTGCCTTCCACCGGGGCGAGCGCCTGCCCGGCCTCTTCCAGTTTACCGCGCACTTCATAAAACCAGTGTAAAATAGAAGGGGGAAGTGGCGTGATGGACCGTTTACCTAACCACCACAGGCCCTGCATTGGCAGGCTTAATGCGAAGAGCGCCGTGGCAACGGCAGGACCAAGCTGTCCACCCAACGCAATCTGCCAGCACAGCGTAAAGATAGCGACAGGCGGCATAAAGCGAATCGCATAGCGCGTGGCGCGGATGGTGCGATTCTCAATAAACATCGGCGCAAGGCGCTTTTCCATCGGCCACGTCTTTGCGTAATGCTGTCCCCGACGAAACAGGCTAAAGAAATTAACGGACGGGTTCTCTGGTGTCGACATGGCTGTACCTCAACTTCACATATAAAAATTAAAATTTTCGTGCAAAACCACAACAAGCTATGACAACGTTCAAAATATTTTGTCATCACTACCCCGTATCGGGTATCCTGTGCCAGCCTGATAGGGCCTTAGACGAGAATCATTAGCTCGTCAAATTATTGCATATTATGCCATTGGCTGAAAATTGTGCAAAATGGCATAAAATCATAGTTATTTCTTCCATCATGCCACAATGTTCGTTTGGCATGATGTTAATCATAAATGTCCGGGTCATCATGCGTTACGCTGTTAGACTCACTGACGTTTTTTTAGCCACGTATCAATAATAGGTACTTCCATGTCGAGTAAGTTAGTACTGGTTCTGAACTGCGGTAGCTCCTCACTGAAATTCGCCATCATCGATGCGCTCAACGGTGACGAATACCTCTCTGGTTTGGCCGAATGTTTCCATCTGCCTGAAGCACGTATCAAGTGGAAGATGGACGGCAGCAAACAAGAAGCGGCTTTAGGTGCAGGCGCCGCTCACAGTGAAGCGCTGAACTTTATCGTTAACACTATTCTGGCACAAAAACCAGAACTGTCTGCTCAGCTGACTGCGATTGGTCACCGTATCGTCCACGGTGGCGAAAAATATACCAGCTCCGTGGTGATCGACGACTCTGTGATCCAGGGCATCAAAGATTCAGCCTCTTTCGCACCGCTGCACAACCCGGCTCACCTGATCGGTATCGCTGAAGCGCTGAAATCCTTCCCGAATCTGAAAGACAAAAACGTGGCCGTATTCGACACCGCGTTCCATCAGACCATGCCGGAAGAGTCTTACCTCTATGCCCTGCCATACAGCCTGTACAAAGAGCACGGCGTACGTCGTTACGGCGCGCACGGCACCAGCCACTTCTATGTGACTCAGGAAGCGGCAAAAGTGCTGAACAAGCCGGTTGAAGAACTGAACATCATCACCTGCCACCTGGGCAACGGTGGTTCTGTTTCTGCTATCCGCAACGGTAAATGTGTTGATACGTCCATGGGTCTGACCCCGCTGGAAGGTCTGGTGATGGGTACCCGTTCCGGTGACATCGACCCGGCGATCATCTTCCACCTGCACGACACCCTGGGCATGAGCGTTGACCAGATCAACAAAATGCTGACCAAAGAGTCTGGCCTGCTGGGTCTGACCGAAGTCACCAGCGACTGCCGTTACGTTGAAGACAACTACGCAGAGAAAGAAGACGCTAAACGTGCAATGGACGTTTACTGCCACCGTCTGGCGAAATACATCGGCTCTTACACTGCGCTGATGGAAGGCCGTCTGGACGCGGTTATCTTCACCGGTGGTATCGGTGAGAACGCGGCAATGGTTCGTGAACTGT harbors:
- the yfbR gene encoding 5'-deoxynucleotidase produces the protein MSQSHFFAHLSRLKLINRWPLMRNVRTENVSEHSLQVAMVAHALAAIKNRKFNGQVNAERIALLAMYHDASEVLTGDLPTPVKYFNSQIAQEYKAIEKIAQQKLIEMVPEELRDIFEPLINEHQYTEEEKSLVKQADALCAYLKCLEELSAGNNEFLLAKTRLEKTLESRRSEEMDYFMQVFVPSFHLSLDEISQDSPL
- a CDS encoding SLC13 family permease, which gives rise to MNGELIWVLSLLLIAIILFATGKVRMDAVALFVIVAFVLSGTLTLPEAFSGFSDPNVILIAALFIIGDGLVRTGVATIMGAWLVKVAGSSETKMLIYLMVTVAGLGAFMSSTGVVAIFIPVVLSVSMRMQSSPSRLMMPLSFAGLISGMMTLVATPPNLVVNSELIREGFEGFSFFSVTPLGLVILVMGVVYMLLTRFALKGEKQDKNKEGWKRRTFRDLIKEYRLTGRARRLAIRPGSPMVGQRLDDLKLRERYGANVIGVERWRRFRRVIVNVNGVSEFRARDVLLIDMSTADVDLREFCSEQLLEPMVLRGEYFSDQALDVGMAEVSLIPESELLGKTVREMGFRTRYGLNVVGLKRDGVAMEGAVVDEPILLGDIFLVVGNWKLISQLGQKGRDFVVLNMPVEESDASPAHSQAPHAIFCLVLMVALMLTDEIPNPVAAIIACLLMGKFRCIDAESAYKAIHWPSIILIVGMMPFALALQKTGGVDLIVKGLMDVGGGYGPYMMMVCLFIMCATIGLFISNTATAVLMAPIALAMAKSMGVSPYPFAMMVAMAASAAFMTPVSSPVNTLVLGPGNYRFSDFVKLGVPFTVLVMVVCVVLIPVLFPF
- a CDS encoding sugar phosphatase translates to MQCRGFLFDLDGTLVDSLPVVERSWCHWADRHGIDHQDVLNFIHGKQAITSLRHFLAGRSEEDIQAEFKYLEHIEATDTDGITALPGARELLEHLNEAQIPWAIVTSGSVPVAHARHKAAGLPTPDVFITAERVKRGKPEPDAFLLGAELLGLDPAECVVVEDAAAGVLAGLNAGSHVIAVNVPAESPRLDEADLVLDSLTALSVSKASDGVVTVSLKM
- a CDS encoding YfbU family protein translates to MEMTHAQRLILSNQYKMMTMLDPDNAARYSRLQTIVERGFGLQMRELDREFGELKEETCRIVIDIMEMYHALHVSWTNLKDQQSIDERRVTFLGFDAATEARYLSYVRFMVNTEGRYTHFDAGTHGFNAQTPMWDKYQRMLSAWHACPRQYHLSSNEIQQIINA
- the yfbV gene encoding terminus macrodomain insulation protein YfbV, with protein sequence MSTPENPSVNFFSLFRRGQHYAKTWPMEKRLAPMFIENRTIRATRYAIRFMPPVAIFTLCWQIALGGQLGPAVATALFALSLPMQGLWWLGKRSITPLPPSILHWFYEVRGKLEEAGQALAPVEGKPDYQALADTLKRAFKQLDKTFLDDL
- the ackA gene encoding acetate kinase, with product MSSKLVLVLNCGSSSLKFAIIDALNGDEYLSGLAECFHLPEARIKWKMDGSKQEAALGAGAAHSEALNFIVNTILAQKPELSAQLTAIGHRIVHGGEKYTSSVVIDDSVIQGIKDSASFAPLHNPAHLIGIAEALKSFPNLKDKNVAVFDTAFHQTMPEESYLYALPYSLYKEHGVRRYGAHGTSHFYVTQEAAKVLNKPVEELNIITCHLGNGGSVSAIRNGKCVDTSMGLTPLEGLVMGTRSGDIDPAIIFHLHDTLGMSVDQINKMLTKESGLLGLTEVTSDCRYVEDNYAEKEDAKRAMDVYCHRLAKYIGSYTALMEGRLDAVIFTGGIGENAAMVRELSLGKLGVLGFEVDHERNLAARFGKSGFINKEGTRPALVIPTNEELVIAQDAHRLTA